The genomic DNA ccttattctaaacctaacccttacccttaacccttattctaaacctaacccttaccttaatccttattctaaacctaacccttaacccttatcctaatccttattctaaacctaacccttaccctaatccttattctaaacctaacccttaccttaatccttattctaaacctaacccttacccttatcctaaccctaaacttaacccttaccctaatccttattctaaacctaacccttacccttatcctaaccctaaacttaacccttacccttacccgtattctaaacctaaccttagcaagcagttgcttatcaacggACAGTTTGTTGATAGTAAGACAACCTCTAGAGCATCGACAGAGGGACTATCTGGATGatccaaataaagtgtggacTCGGTCTCATACATCAACAGGTTCCACCCAGGCGGATCACAACCACCCTAAGTGTCTGAGAACCTAATGAATTGTTCTGTACTATTCCAGATCTGGAGCGAGAGTCCTTCAGGCCATGAAGGAAGAAAAGACAACTGGAGATCCAGCAGCTTGTTCTAATTAAAAGCCTGGCTCTGCTGCCCCAGCCAAAAGCCACAAATAACAACCCTTCAGCAGCAGAGAATTAGGAACCATTTTGTGTTTGCTATATAAAAAaaaggaacaggagaggaggaggatgcagCTTACACCAGGGACCACCAACACAGTGAGCTACCTAGCACTGGGCAGGAGGAACAGCATATTCACTACACAGACGGCTGGGTGGCATAGACCTAGAATACAGATATGAACTACAACAGGAGGGCagactggcagaggagagagagagagagagagagagagagagagagagagagagagagagagagagaaagaaggaaggaaggaaagaagtaaagaaggaaagagaaagtGAGCAAAGACAAGAAGGTGAGAGTTTGGATAGAAAGATAAgcaggagacaaggagagaagagagaagaaggaagtGAGGAGCAGTAGGAAAGAGaagcagacacacaacacacacaccagtccaccCTGCCTCGTACACCAAGGTGGCACAAGGAGAGCAgcatagttgtgtgtgtgtttctaacaCCAAGTCAACAGTTTTTTCTATCAGAGGCTAATCCTAACTAAATACCCCTCCATCTACAAATCACACTAGACCTGGGTAGTATCTGGGGTTTTTTCCTACATTTTTCTTTCCTACAGTTCTGTCAATCTGTCTTTCCTCTAAGAAGTAAATGGCTGGTGCTGTTTGTTGACCTGGAACCTGGGGTTTGTGACTGATGTGTGGTAGAGATGCGTatgtgtgcgcgcacacacacacacacacacacacacacacagattgataTGTGTTGGATCGGTTAAGGGGTGAGTGAGGGTGAAGTCATGACATCTGGCTGTCTTCTCTGACATCACGTAGCGAGACTAAACATAGCAGAGAATATAGGGCTATTTGGACTTTTATTTTTTTCCTGCTTTTGTTGTGGTCCTATTTCTAGCTATGAGATAATTGGAAACATTCGGTGCATCACATCTCTAATAGTAATAGAAAAGAATCTGGGACCATATTCGTAAAATGTCTCTGAGTGCTGatgtaggatcagttttgccGTTGCAACACGCCTTTtatatcataatgaataagattatatggacaagggggacctgatcctagatcagcacttctattCTGAGATGCTTTTTGAATACAGGTCCTGGGGTAAGTAAATTGCAGGTCAAAGTTATTTCAACAGAATAGGATGGAAGGATTTTACTTGACAGTCCCTATTTACACTTCTGTGGTAAGAATGGAATTTTTGCACTTACTTCAAAGAGTTCTAAACGACCTGGTACTTAACGGCACATAGGAGTGGTTGATTCAGTAAAACACAAAGATCCAAATGTAATTATAGGTAATTATGATGTAATTTCTCAGTAACCGGGTAAATACCTGACTGTAAAATCAAAGCCACTCTTtgtcaccaccatcaccattgttaaactctctttctctctgttactcttCAGATTTTCCCTTTTTCTAACACATCTCTTTCTCCTTCAATTGATTCCCTGTCCTCTACTAAACTCCTTTCTGGCACCATCATCTGTATTCTTGTTCTCCTGAAACTCAGAAGCTCCACAAACACTTGTGCACGtgcacacactttctctctctctctctctccatctatcccttgctcccttcatctctctcattctctgtggATGCATGGCTGAAGTGTGAGCTCATAGGCCTTCTGGGTGGCACTCCTGCTATATGTCACTGTCATCTGCTGCCACAAGGGGGGTCCCCTTTTCCAAATACACACTCCTTCATATCGCCCGCCATGCGCGCACAGGGGCCTTTAAAACACCATGCAGAGTTGAGTTTTAATGGGGCGCACGGGTtccgcgcgcacacacacacacacacacacacacacacacacacacacacacacacacacacacacacacacacacacacacacacacacacacacacacacacacagaacagttcAACAGAGGCAAGGGAACGGGGGAAGGAGAAAAAGGTATAATTGATTAAAAGCCCAATATGATGGTGTGTGCCAGGGAAAACAAACTGCTCAAAGAGATGACCAATGGTGGAAAGtggagaggttgtgtgtgttccGATGCTCAGCAATCCAATAACACTAGGATTTATAGCAGGAGATCAAATGCTCCAAAACACATGTCTATCCATCCCCAAAACTCAATGACTCCCATCCACAAATGTATGTATTAATAGTATCCCTATGCTGTATGTACTGATGGTTTCAACTAAAGTGAGTAATATGAGTGTGTTAAAGCTGTGTAGTAATGCTGACATGGGTCTTTCTGAAACGGAGAGGCAGGCATATGGTAAACACTATAGCCCAAGTCCAAGACAGCACACAGAATCTATAGACACAGACAAACATAGGCTGCATTGAAGTAACAACTGCACATTACACTCAATATAACAATGTGATGTTTAATGTAGGCTGGATCTCTCTAGATGCGTCTGGTTAATCGTGTAGCAACATTACAGAACAAGCAGATGTTTCATAACTTATTTAGCGTGCCGGATTTGGAACTGTAGCTCTTTATAATACGAAGGCGTTCGTTTTGACTGTGGAATGCCTTCTAACACATGTAGGGGTGCAGGACACGCAccgattcacacacacacgcgcatacagAGAAACTCGAGCGAGAGATGAAGAATGGGCagatgtgtgtgtgcactgtgagATCTTGCATAtacattacacatttaaaaatatatatatatatgtggaaATCAATCACACGTTGACACGaagagtaaaataaaataaactcaatgATGTCGTCACATTTAAACGGTTTCCACTCGCTTGCCCAAGCAGGTGAAGCTCATATTTTCTGCCACGCAGGCATGGCCGAATGTAGCAGAAATTAAGCTACTGAATGAAACATTTTCAAATGATAATTTGTAAAATTATAACGCCAGTCAATCAAACCAAATATTGTCAACTTTAACAAAAATAAGACCAGGCACCTTTGAAAATAAAAGGCTATTGAAAACTTGTGGTTTTATGTTTCAGGGCTCCACGTTGTTTGCGCTCCaaatattttgtgtgtttttgattCCACAGTGTAGGAAAACACACTTCCTCTTAAAGATAAATAAGGCAAAATATAACATTGTCAAAGTATAGAGATTACATTTGCCACTGGCAAGATTGGCACATATGGGAGATTAGGCTAATTCGGAGAGGTTCTGCGTTAGTGAATCAAGAGAAGTTGTATAATAAATCTGACATGTtcaatttgattttttttttttaatttagtGTTGTTTTCAACATTACAATTAATGATGTTGCCAAATGTCAAATGAAAACATTTAATTATAAAGTGCTTATTTACACAAAATATAGGCCTCAAACATTTATattgcaaaacattttttgggTTGGCCAGTAACATTGTTAAAAATGTTGACTCAATTGACACAtcttcaaaacattttttttttcatttgaaGCATTTGTTTAATTGAATAGATACAAATCTATTAAAGGTGGTTTTCCCTGATGAATCCTCGTCAATACAGAAAACACTATTGATTAAGCTATTTGTCACCAAGTTGCTACAAGAGTTCATTTGCTATACGGCTGGAGTTGGGGAGAGCGCGTAGTTTGTGGTACTCGGGATGAAAGCTCCAGAGATGCGGAGCGCCCATTGAATGGAGCGAGGCCGGGGACAGAAATGAAGATCCGGGGACCAAAGCTTGGGCCACCGTGGAGGCTGAGCGGCGCGTCGTTTCGAAATTCTCAAAGCTAAGAGACGGATGTGGAAGAAATGTCTTTTGGACAACGTTCGAATTCCTTGATAAAAGTGAGGAGAGCGCGGGCAAGATGCTGCTCACTGGTGGGATGCTTTGGTTAAAAACAGAATGATGTTCGATGCCCAAGTGACGGTACAATTCCAAACCGGGTACCTGAAAATGACACGGCCCTATTCCGTTCGTCCCGTAGAAGGAAAATCCTGGGAGCACGCTGCTGCGCTCGAGCGGGCACCGGGTGTCCATCATTCCAAATCGGTAATTCTGCCGTTTGAAACGTTTCCTCCGCCGTAGGAAGCTCCCGTTCTCGAACATATGAGACGACATAGGGTCTAACGTCCAGTAGTTCCCCTTCCCGGGGTTACCGGGCTCGCGGGGCATTTTGACAAAGCAGTCGTTGAGGGACAAGTTGTGACGGATGGAGTTCTGCCACGCCGGGAACCTCTCCCCGTAATACGTGAAGCGCTGGCTGATGAAGTCACATATCTCCGAGAGAGTCAGTCTTTTCTTCGGGCTCTGGAGGATTGCCATGGTGATAAGAGCGATGTAGGAGTACGGAGGTTTCACCGAGGCAGCGATTCTCTCTGTACAGTTCGGCGTAAAGTCTCCCTCATCCTCCGTATCCTTCGCTGGCTGTTTTGGAGACGAGGACGCAGCGCCTTGCTGCTCCAAATCGGCCCCGTCTTCTTTGGTTAAAGATACATACCCCTCGTTCCGTGTAGCTTTGTTCCCTTTTCCATCCACTTCGGCATCTGCCCTCTCCATGAGTTCGAGCTCTCCTTCCAGGGTCATAATCCTCTCGCGGGTCCGGTGCCACCTGCATGCGCCAACAGGCGAGATGATGAGCCTCGGGTCGGACACCAGCCAGAGCCGACACACGCGAcgggcctgcctcctgcctcctacCTCCTGCCTTTTCGCTTTTCattaacaaaaaaaaagaaaacccaGCTGCACGAAAATACttttcacccccctcctcctgctgctcttcCTCTTCAGTCCTGAAAATAATTACGACAAAGACTTACGAACGTAAACATCCATCACAAGCAGTCAAAACAATCATTGGGCCTACAAACGTGTTTTTGATCTTGGGGAGAACTAACGTATGGAATAAAGCCATTAGACAACTTTATGTCCAACACACAATGGCACATTAGGACACAGTCTTCGGGGCGTGTTGTCATACACTCAATACAAATGCACTTTGTACTCAAATCAGAAGCCTGATTGTAATCATTTGATGGGTGAACTATTGTCAGTTTTCTTCGACACGTTTTAACATAACAGGACTCAAGAATACATCCCGTTCTCCCATTAGTTAAACCATTACTGAATACCTACAGCCTTTTATTTGAATAGAATCGGTCTCGCACAACAAATGCCAATCCTACCCAGCTCTCGGTCCGGAGCATCCTTTTATGATGGCTTTTATTTCACTTGAGAAATGAATGAAGAAGCACTGAACTAGAGAGCGAGGACAAAATGACTTCGGTGCCAGAGCTGCGCTTTTACGTGTGGTCTCTTTGCAGTAATGCATAAACATTATACGGGTGTTAAAGACACTAGCTAGCTCTATATTGTGTAATCAATTAAAAATCATGCATTAGCCATTCTTTCCATTTTGTTTATGGCCAGCTATAACGAGTAATATATGAGTTAACTAAATGTTATGATTAGGTTAGGCCACTTATCTATACATGTGAAAGACAAGTTAGCAGTAGACGGATTTTAATTTAAAACTGCTCTATACTAAATACTTCATGAGAATTCCAATATTTCCCGCAGATAACGCAAGTGGGTGGCCAATCACATGGCTAATACTGCATGGTTATTCTTTCAGAATGGATTATGCACTTTTCTGATTTGAAAAAGCCATCGGCAAAAGAAAAAAAGTGCCGTTTCACTACAGGCACAAAATAATGCACCGGCCAGGTCATGTATTCAATTCTGCTGCAGCAGTGTCTGATATTAAACTTGCATCTTTCTTATTTTGATACATTTTGAAGTCCCACTAATTGCATTTAATTTAAGCATAGAAACATCCCTTAAGCAATTCTCACAAATCAGTTTGAATATGGTTCCGCATCAATTCATATTCCTCCCTCTAGACCAAGTCGTAGGCACACACATTCAGAGGGTTGAGAGATGAAATGAAAACAAATCGAATAAGATATGTTAACACGAATTTTATGCACACCAAACCCAAAAGTGTagtacacactaacacaaacgtttattttttatttgtttacagGAAACAGTCAAGATAAGGAATTGCTTCATCTCTAATCCAGCCAGTTAATGCTAAGGGCAGTCCAGAAACAACCAAATagaaacaataataataataataataataataaaccagAACAGATAATATATCACTCAAATTAATTGAACTTAATGTAACATACAAACTGGATAGCACCAATGTCAAGCCTAGTAAACAAGGAGAGTAAACAGTCCAAATTGGCTACCTATTCCCAGTAAAGCAGGGCACCGTCTTTGGCCAGAGCCATGGGTCCTTAGTCCCAAAAGTGCACTACCTTTGGCCAGAGACTCCcaattccctgtatagtgcactacttttgtcagGGTCATTTCAGACAGACAGTCTATTGTCAGACACAGCCTCCAAGCAGGAGACTGTTCTTCATTTGAACTCTTTCTTCCTAAAGTGACAAGCGCACGCTACAGTGCTAAAAGCAGCCAGACCCGTCAGACTGTGACTCACCATGGCTCAGCCAACACCGTGACACACTATGACAGTATGTGATGTAATAAATTATCAAATAACTCCAAGAGTCTCAAAGTCAGGAGGTGTGGCCAATTACCATGTACCTGGAGGGGACTGTCTGTGGTATCAGTGTCTAGGACCTCATGCCAAGGCCTAAGTGTGTTCCTTCCCCTACAAGGCAGAGTGCTTGCGGTGGGACGTAGCCAGCCGTGATAAGTTTCCACATTTGAAGCAGCGCGAGTTGGAGTTGCCCTCCTTCCTAGGGATGTGCCAACACTGCAGACAGCGTACCTTGTACTTCTTATACCTGAGGAGTAAGTAGACATGGAGGAGAATAACAGGGGATATTCAATggaggtcggaagtttacatacaccttagccaaataaattttaactcagtttttcacaattcctgacatttaatcctagtaaaaattccctgtcttaggtcagttaggatcttcggcttgcaaacctccccctttttcctccaaacataacgatggtcattatggccaaacagtcccattttgtttcatcagaccagaggacatttctccaaaaagtacaatctttgtccccatgtgcagttgcaaactgtagtttggctttttaatggcggttttggagcagtggcttcttccttgctgagcggcctttcaggttatgccaatataggacttgttttactgtggatatagatacttttgtacctgtttcctccagcatcttcacaaagtcctttgccgttgttctgggattgatttgcacttttcacaccaaagtacattaatctctaggagacagaacgcgtctccttcctgatcagtatgacggctgcgtggtcccatgatgtttagatttgcgtactattgtttgtacagatgaacgtggtaccttcaggcatttggaaattgctcccaaggatgaaccagacttgtgtaggtctacaaaaaaaaatctgagttcttggctgatttcttttgatgtcaagcagaggcactgagtttgaaggtaggccttgaaatacatccacaggtacacctccaattgactcaaattatgccaattaacccatcagaagcttctaaagccatcacatcattttatggaattttccaatctgtttaaaaggcacagtcaacttagtatgtcaacttctgacccactggaattgtgatacagtgaaataatctgtctgtaaacaattgttggaaaaaatgacttgtgtcatgcacaaagtagatgtcccaacagacttgccaaaactttggtttgttaacaagaaatttgtggagtggttgaaaaacgagttttaatgacttcaacctaagtgtatataaacttccgacttcaactgtaggtcacAGTGATTGATGGCCTTACGTGTCCTTCAAGTTCTAATTCTGCTCACATACAGGGTTATGCAATATTGTGGTCATCAAACCATCTACGTCACCGTTACCATTTACTATAACCACAGGGTCAGAGTTCATGGCCACGTGACCTGACCAGGAGAAACTCTGGGCCGTGACGATATGCTTGATAATGCACTGTATTTAACGAGACTCACCTTATTCCACAGGCGTTACACAGCGGGGTACCATCCTCAGCATCTCGCCACAGAGGAGTCTTCATGGTGCAGCAAGAGGCACAGATCTTATTCTCTGATGGGGAGGAGAAAGGAGTGGCTATCAGTACAAACAA from Oncorhynchus keta strain PuntledgeMale-10-30-2019 chromosome 10, Oket_V2, whole genome shotgun sequence includes the following:
- the LOC127932350 gene encoding forkhead box protein D3-A-like, with the protein product MTLEGELELMERADAEVDGKGNKATRNEGYVSLTKEDGADLEQQGAASSSPKQPAKDTEDEGDFTPNCTERIAASVKPPYSYIALITMAILQSPKKRLTLSEICDFISQRFTYYGERFPAWQNSIRHNLSLNDCFVKMPREPGNPGKGNYWTLDPMSSHMFENGSFLRRRKRFKRQNYRFGMMDTRCPLERSSVLPGFSFYGTNGIGPCHFQVPGLELYRHLGIEHHSVFNQSIPPVSSILPALSSLLSRNSNVVQKTFLPHPSLSFENFETTRRSASTVAQALVPGSSFLSPASLHSMGAPHLWSFHPEYHKLRALPNSSRIANELL